One window of Dysidea avara chromosome 11, odDysAvar1.4, whole genome shotgun sequence genomic DNA carries:
- the LOC136239653 gene encoding uncharacterized protein isoform X1: MDRDTSCLRCSKLTCYAEFNRMLNAVAKHGSGSSRNGHATTASVVNGRDYCFSAALATMLKHVASNPDEKDQKKELESVHDWYLANKPLLFSSKSRTTRKPAIHVTSTDQKEISRPQTAPALLNEAVVTEDEKLKTSEMRPHTTFTTNYMSTVLGITRGEATIVPTIPVVAKRGLEQRCQSANSPTKLSTMKPTSRNRRRSLQPALMSKVIIPGRGDSVAETYRSRQLNFGEVYDFASEVAGQMIAEKQQVEQCRQTVKSFLVSRPSSTKDAMAKESTPSTTAASKSPKKCAPLEASEGSSIKVSFSQDNLLKTSPQRKLLETSSIKNERPSTTPADLSRSLPTITEKNVTPQAARAASSKGGRCQDKCSSVKIQVYNFPDNRKTTSHSELVKHPKPLMPCVAGFNTKRYAINIT; encoded by the exons ATGGACAGGGACACAAGTTGTCTCCGCTGCTCAAAG CTTACCTGTTATGCTGAATTCAATCGTATGCTGAACGCCGTCGCTAAACATGGGAGTGGGAGTAGTAGAAATGGCCACGCCACTACTGCGAG CGTTGTTAATGGAAGGGATTACTGCTTCTCTGCTGCTCTTGCAACCATGCTGAAACATGTGGCAAG TAACCCAGATGAGAAggatcaaaagaaagaattggAGAGCGTTCATGACTGGTATTTAGCTAATAAACCGCTATTGTTTTCG TCCAAGAGTCGCACTACAAGAAAGCCTGCTATACATGTGACTTCAACTGATCAGAAGGAGATATCAAGACCACAAACAGCTCCTGCTCTATTAAAT GAGGCTGTTGTAACTGAGGATGAAAAGCTAAAAACATCAGAAATGAGGCCGCATACCACATTTACCACAAACTACATGTCAACAGTACTGGGAATTACAA GAGGTGAAGCAACTATAGTTCCCACCATTCCAGTGGTAGCAAAGAGAGGATTAGAACAACGGTGTCAAAGTGCCAACTCTCCTACAAAACTTTCAACTATGAAGCCAACCAGCCGCAACAGAAGAA GGTCTTTGCAACCTGCTTTGATGTCAAAAGTGATAATCCCCGGCAGAGGAGATAGTGTAGCAGAAACCTATAG ATCTAGGCAATTGAATTTTGGGGAGGTCTATGATTTCGCTTCTGAGGTTGCTGGTCAGATGATAGCTGAGAAACAACAA GTGGAGCAATGTAGACAGACTGTGAAAAGCTTTTTAGTATCACGACCATCCTCAACAAAGGATGCCATGGCAAAAGAATCTACACCATCTACTACTGCTGCTTCCAAGAGTCCTAAGAAATGTGCCCCTCTGGAGGCCTCAGAAGGGTCGAGCATCAAAGTATCCTTCTCACAGGACAATCTCCTAAAAACTTCCCCACAACGCAAACTGTTAGAAACGAGTTCCATCAAAAATGAAAGACCTTCCACCACTCCTGCAGATCTTTCAAGAAGCTTGCCAACAATTACTGAAAAGAATGTTACACCACAAGCAGCAAGGGCCGCCAGTTCAAAGGGTGGTAGATGTCAAGACAAGTGCAG CAGTGTGAAAATCCAGGTGTACAATTTTCCAGATAATAGGAAGACTACAAG CCATTCTGAACTTGTAAAGCATCCAAAACCACTAATGCCTTGTGTTGCAGGCTTCAATACAAAGAGATATGCCATCAACATTACCTGA
- the LOC136239653 gene encoding uncharacterized protein isoform X2, which produces MDRDTSCLRCSKLTCYAEFNRMLNAVAKHGSGSSRNGHATTASVVNGRDYCFSAALATMLKHVASNPDEKDQKKELESVHDWYLANKPLLFSSKSRTTRKPAIHVTSTDQKEISRPQTAPALLNEAVVTEDEKLKTSEMRPHTTFTTNYMSTVLGITRGEATIVPTIPVVAKRGLEQRCQSANSPTKLSTMKPTSRNRRRSLQPALMSKVIIPGRGDSVAETYRQLNFGEVYDFASEVAGQMIAEKQQVEQCRQTVKSFLVSRPSSTKDAMAKESTPSTTAASKSPKKCAPLEASEGSSIKVSFSQDNLLKTSPQRKLLETSSIKNERPSTTPADLSRSLPTITEKNVTPQAARAASSKGGRCQDKCSSVKIQVYNFPDNRKTTSHSELVKHPKPLMPCVAGFNTKRYAINIT; this is translated from the exons ATGGACAGGGACACAAGTTGTCTCCGCTGCTCAAAG CTTACCTGTTATGCTGAATTCAATCGTATGCTGAACGCCGTCGCTAAACATGGGAGTGGGAGTAGTAGAAATGGCCACGCCACTACTGCGAG CGTTGTTAATGGAAGGGATTACTGCTTCTCTGCTGCTCTTGCAACCATGCTGAAACATGTGGCAAG TAACCCAGATGAGAAggatcaaaagaaagaattggAGAGCGTTCATGACTGGTATTTAGCTAATAAACCGCTATTGTTTTCG TCCAAGAGTCGCACTACAAGAAAGCCTGCTATACATGTGACTTCAACTGATCAGAAGGAGATATCAAGACCACAAACAGCTCCTGCTCTATTAAAT GAGGCTGTTGTAACTGAGGATGAAAAGCTAAAAACATCAGAAATGAGGCCGCATACCACATTTACCACAAACTACATGTCAACAGTACTGGGAATTACAA GAGGTGAAGCAACTATAGTTCCCACCATTCCAGTGGTAGCAAAGAGAGGATTAGAACAACGGTGTCAAAGTGCCAACTCTCCTACAAAACTTTCAACTATGAAGCCAACCAGCCGCAACAGAAGAA GGTCTTTGCAACCTGCTTTGATGTCAAAAGTGATAATCCCCGGCAGAGGAGATAGTGTAGCAGAAACCTATAG GCAATTGAATTTTGGGGAGGTCTATGATTTCGCTTCTGAGGTTGCTGGTCAGATGATAGCTGAGAAACAACAA GTGGAGCAATGTAGACAGACTGTGAAAAGCTTTTTAGTATCACGACCATCCTCAACAAAGGATGCCATGGCAAAAGAATCTACACCATCTACTACTGCTGCTTCCAAGAGTCCTAAGAAATGTGCCCCTCTGGAGGCCTCAGAAGGGTCGAGCATCAAAGTATCCTTCTCACAGGACAATCTCCTAAAAACTTCCCCACAACGCAAACTGTTAGAAACGAGTTCCATCAAAAATGAAAGACCTTCCACCACTCCTGCAGATCTTTCAAGAAGCTTGCCAACAATTACTGAAAAGAATGTTACACCACAAGCAGCAAGGGCCGCCAGTTCAAAGGGTGGTAGATGTCAAGACAAGTGCAG CAGTGTGAAAATCCAGGTGTACAATTTTCCAGATAATAGGAAGACTACAAG CCATTCTGAACTTGTAAAGCATCCAAAACCACTAATGCCTTGTGTTGCAGGCTTCAATACAAAGAGATATGCCATCAACATTACCTGA
- the LOC136239653 gene encoding uncharacterized protein isoform X3 has protein sequence MLKHVASNPDEKDQKKELESVHDWYLANKPLLFSSKSRTTRKPAIHVTSTDQKEISRPQTAPALLNEAVVTEDEKLKTSEMRPHTTFTTNYMSTVLGITRGEATIVPTIPVVAKRGLEQRCQSANSPTKLSTMKPTSRNRRRSLQPALMSKVIIPGRGDSVAETYRSRQLNFGEVYDFASEVAGQMIAEKQQVEQCRQTVKSFLVSRPSSTKDAMAKESTPSTTAASKSPKKCAPLEASEGSSIKVSFSQDNLLKTSPQRKLLETSSIKNERPSTTPADLSRSLPTITEKNVTPQAARAASSKGGRCQDKCSSVKIQVYNFPDNRKTTSHSELVKHPKPLMPCVAGFNTKRYAINIT, from the exons ATGCTGAAACATGTGGCAAG TAACCCAGATGAGAAggatcaaaagaaagaattggAGAGCGTTCATGACTGGTATTTAGCTAATAAACCGCTATTGTTTTCG TCCAAGAGTCGCACTACAAGAAAGCCTGCTATACATGTGACTTCAACTGATCAGAAGGAGATATCAAGACCACAAACAGCTCCTGCTCTATTAAAT GAGGCTGTTGTAACTGAGGATGAAAAGCTAAAAACATCAGAAATGAGGCCGCATACCACATTTACCACAAACTACATGTCAACAGTACTGGGAATTACAA GAGGTGAAGCAACTATAGTTCCCACCATTCCAGTGGTAGCAAAGAGAGGATTAGAACAACGGTGTCAAAGTGCCAACTCTCCTACAAAACTTTCAACTATGAAGCCAACCAGCCGCAACAGAAGAA GGTCTTTGCAACCTGCTTTGATGTCAAAAGTGATAATCCCCGGCAGAGGAGATAGTGTAGCAGAAACCTATAG ATCTAGGCAATTGAATTTTGGGGAGGTCTATGATTTCGCTTCTGAGGTTGCTGGTCAGATGATAGCTGAGAAACAACAA GTGGAGCAATGTAGACAGACTGTGAAAAGCTTTTTAGTATCACGACCATCCTCAACAAAGGATGCCATGGCAAAAGAATCTACACCATCTACTACTGCTGCTTCCAAGAGTCCTAAGAAATGTGCCCCTCTGGAGGCCTCAGAAGGGTCGAGCATCAAAGTATCCTTCTCACAGGACAATCTCCTAAAAACTTCCCCACAACGCAAACTGTTAGAAACGAGTTCCATCAAAAATGAAAGACCTTCCACCACTCCTGCAGATCTTTCAAGAAGCTTGCCAACAATTACTGAAAAGAATGTTACACCACAAGCAGCAAGGGCCGCCAGTTCAAAGGGTGGTAGATGTCAAGACAAGTGCAG CAGTGTGAAAATCCAGGTGTACAATTTTCCAGATAATAGGAAGACTACAAG CCATTCTGAACTTGTAAAGCATCCAAAACCACTAATGCCTTGTGTTGCAGGCTTCAATACAAAGAGATATGCCATCAACATTACCTGA
- the LOC136239645 gene encoding adenylate cyclase type 9-like isoform X2 codes for MYGNMAREALSPDWTRSRLERKRSRDSGKMLTQRPSMSSNGSSTLFEIDMDILEGVNRRDSQPAPKTVPKGLSFFQRSNKNWLNPTFNSRILENVLKAKLHEYVRRRFRATLGILCIFCGIWLAFFSTQSEVPSNTRDSSEYSVTYHWWYIIGGGLLLVTIVIYIAVSFVVYKASSWLFFSFLLFLAIFSYLLSLTMEFDHDSPIFGSVSFVVQFSISSMLLIFIHVLSLQSWTVNCVLSVLYILILEILHGFFGRGKNGDQFSSRTVIISRVTHTILLICVNLIAANAGYFLTVRHHDTFWKITQCLFYREGHSLERVLKEKTIHSLIPNHIANSLMTEEVQQSLMEETMSALQFPLYQLDNVSILFADIVGFTSLSATMPAAKMVAILNDIFSKFDHLARVHNCEKISTLGDCYFCVSGCPQADPNHASNIVDMGLGIVSELQRYKRERGYDIDMRVGIHTGTVLSGVIGTKRFKYDVWSEDVSLAGQVERCGVPGQVMITEATYRHISSAYTCENVCLPNFPHAIATYWVRERRHHSTGTPTRTWKYRIRNIDLAMPVASDRDNDSISSRSATSSSTGPLTRALCRLPCLSRRGEEGECEMERSVSTDSIIEIMNRRSELDKCRSIADHSNEKDVDQRIVEMIEKNNVELETFFETHLQLIWLTYGNPEMEKEYRSYGKTLRKSGPKDAEVNFCVSRLSFFVDVFISFLLFTFCCVSVFLAAGSTSRERLSLIVVTVAGIIIELPILVLSFVIFKPRFFPKWFVKRAQFILNWNIKTGIALICIFGPMSVNCLNLAVCHSDGFVSEESIVNTRVSFYILIVVLTSTINFMEVSYLAKLFGGIVSVSVVLSIAYVKQFTSCSSKSDDMHINTNITSKDIEKYFERHVLPETIILLILLLFLLIQVNRMSETTVRRQFNGLMEAWRGKRNVRLLTDQANRLLSNIIPKHVNKELRKTGKFSKDHDCVGVIFASIENLHSFVTQDDVTSLNEEESVCKIRLLSEIVSHFDNLLSRKDFGGIEKIKTIGSTYMAASGLLEIDERRPSVAHLVNLVNFALQLTELMNWMNIELKRKFSSVEELQIRIGFNFGPVTSGVVGTSKLLYDIWGDTVNVASRMQSTGVTGKIQLPSTCTRLLDRYFEFERHGTILVKGKGDMETVFITGRRRVFIQFEPIPEQCDIPEDCEILDESQV; via the exons ATGTACGGCAATATGGCCCGCGAAGCGTTATCTCCCGATTGGACCAGAAG TCGATTGGAGCGAAAGAGGAGCCGAGACAGTGGGAAAATGCTGACACAGCGGCCCAGCATGTCAAGTAACGGGTCATCAACGTTATTTGAGATCGATATGGACATTCTGGAAGGAGTTAATAGAAGAGACTCACAGCCAGCACCCAAGACTGTACCTAAAGGTCTATCATTCTTCCAGCGAAGCAATAAAAACTGGTTAAATCCTACATTCAATTCAAGAATATTGGAGAACGTACTGAAAGCCAAGTTACATGAATATGTACGCCGAAGATTTAGAGCTACTTTGGGAATACTGTGTATATTTTGTGGTATTTGGTTGGCGTTTTTCTCGACGCAAAGCGAAGTTCCCAGTAACACAAGAGATAGCTCGGAATATTCAGTTACGTATCATTGGTGGTACATTATTGGTGGTGGCCTTCTACTAGTCACTATAGTAATATACATTGCTGTATCATTTGTGGTTTATAAAGCCTCTTCATGGCTGTTCTTTTCATTTCTACTTTTCCTTGCAATATTCTCATATTTACTTTCCCTCACAATGGAATTTGATCACGACTCACCGATATTCGGATCTGTATCATTTGTAGTACAATTCAGTATTTCATCAATGTTGTTGATCTTCATTCACGTCCTATCACTGCAGTCATGGACTGTCAATTGTGTTTTGAGCGTTTTGTACATACTTATTTTGGAGATTCTACATGGATTTTTTGGACGTGGTAAGAATGGTGATCAGTTTTCATCTCGGACTGTTATTATTTCCAGGGTAACTCACACCATTTTACTGATTTGTGTAAATCTTATCGCTGCCAATGCTGGTTATTTTCTAACTGTTCGACACCATGACACTTTTTGGAAAATAACTCAGTGTCTTTTCTATAGAGAAGGACACTCTTTAGAGAGAGTTTTGAAAGAGAAGACGATTCATTCTTTAATCCCCAATCACATTGCTAATTCGCTAATGACTGAAGAGGTGCAACAGTCCCTAATGGAAGAAACAATGTCTGCCCTTCAGTTTCCATTATACCAGCTTGATAATGTGAgcattttgtttgctgatatTGTTGGGTTTACATCACTCTCAGCAACAATGCCAGCTGCAAAGATGGTTGCCATCCTCAATGACATTTTTTCAAAGTTTGATCATCTAGCTAGAGTACACAACTGTGAGAAAATCAGTACATTAGGCGATTGTTATTTCTGTGTGTCCGGGTGTCCTCAGGCTGACCCCAATCATGCCAGCAACATAGTTGATATGGGGCTTGGTATTGTCTCAGAGTTACAACGCTACAAAAGAGAGAGAGGTTACGACATAGATATGAGAGTGGGGATTCACACTGGCACAGTCCTATCTGGTGTAATTGGAACTAAACGATTCAAATATGATGTGTGGTCTGAAGATGTGTCTCTGGCTGGCCAAGTAGAGCGCTGTGGTGTACCAGGACAAGTTATGATAACTGAAGCAACCTACAGGCACATCTCCAGTGCATATACATGTGAGAATGTGTGCTTGCCAAATTTCCCACATGCTATTGCAACTTACTGGGTCAGAGAAAGAAGACACCACAGTACAGGCACTCCAACAAGAACATGGAAATATCGAATCAGAAACATTGACCTTGCTATGCCTGTGGCATCAGACAGAGACAATGACAGTATTAGTTCACGGAGTGCTACAAGCAGTAGCACTGGTCCTTTAACAAGAGCTTTGTGCCGCCTTCCTTGTTTATCAAGACGTGGAGAAGAAGGTGAATGTGAAATGGAGCGCAGTGTATCAACAGACTCCATTATTGAAATCATGAACAGGCGTTCAGAGTTAGACAAGTGCCGCTCAATTGCCGACCACTCAAACGAGAAAGATGTTGATCAGAGAATTGTTGAAATGATTGAGAAGAACAATGTAGAACTTGAAACATTCTTTGAGACACATTTACAGCTTATTTGGCTAACCTATGGGAACCCAGAAATGGAAAAGGAGTACAGAAGTTATGGCAAAACTTTACGAAAGTCTGGTCCTAAAGATGCCGAAGTTAACTTTTGTGTCTCAAGATTAAGTTTCTTCGTGGATGTATTTATATCCTTCTTGTTATTCACTTTTTGCTGTGTGTCGGTTTTTCTTGCTGCTGGTAGTACATCAAGAGAGAGATTGTCTCTCATTGTGGTTACAGTTGCTGGGATAATCATCGAACTACCTATTCTTGTTTTGTCATTTGTTATTTTCAAACCCCGTTTTTTCCCTAAATGGTTTGTCAAACGTGCACAGTTTATTCTAAACTGGAACATAAAAACTGGAATAGCTCTTATCTGTATTTTCGGCCCAATGTCAGTCAACTGCTTGAATTTAGCAGTGTGCCACTCGGATGGTTTTGTCAGTGAAGAGAGTATAGTGAATACTAGAGTATCCTTTTACATTTTAATTGTCGTATTAACTTCAACTATTAACTTTATGGAAGTGAGTTACTTGGCCAAACTGTTTGGAGGTATTGTGTCAGTATCAGTAGTACTATCGATTGCCTATGTTAAACAATTCACGTCGTGTTCCTCCAAGTCTGATGATATGCATATTAATACCAACATTACTTCAAAAGACATTGAGAAATACTTTGAAAGGCATGTCTTACCAGAAACTATCATTCTACTAATACTTTTGTTGTTTCTATTAATCCAAGTTAATCGCATGTCTGAAACAACTGTTAGACGTCAGTTTAATGGATTGATGGAGGCATGGCGTGGCAAGCGTAATGTGAGGCTTCTCACAGACCAGGCAAACCGATTGTTGAGCAACATAATCCCGAAACATGTGAATAAGGAACTTAGAAAAACAGGCAAATTTTCTAAAGACCATGACTGTGTTGGGGTGATATTTGCCTCCATTGAAAACCTCCATTCGTTTGTTACCCAAGATGATGTTACAAGTTTAAATGAAGAAGAATCTGTATGCAAAATCAGACTGCTGAGTGAAATTGTCAGCCATTTTGATAACTTGCTCAGCCGCAAAGACTTTGGTGGCATTGAAAAAATAAAGACAATTGGAAgcacgtacatggctgcatcaGGTCTTTTAGAAATAGATGAACGTCGTCCCTCAGTTGCTCACCTTGTAAACCTTGTTAACTTTGCTTTACAACTAACTGAGCTAATGAATTGGATGAATATTGAACTCAAAAggaaatttagctcagtggaagAACTACAGATTAGAATTGGCTTCAACTTTGGTCCCGTCACTTCAGGAGTGGTTGGCACCAGTAAATTACTTTATGATATCTGGGGTGACACTGTCAATGTAGCCAGCAGAATGCAGAGTACAGGTGTGACAGGTAAAATTCAACTACCCTCCACCTGTACTAGATTATTGGACAGATATTTTGAATTTGAACGTCATGGGACAATCCTCGTCAAAGGCAAAGGTGACATGGAGACTGTATTTATTACTGGCCGAAGAAGAGTATTCATTCAGTTTGAACCTATTCCTGAACAGTGTGATATACCCGAGGACTGTGAAATCCTTGATGAGTCGCAAGTATGA
- the LOC136239645 gene encoding adenylate cyclase type 9-like isoform X1, with the protein MYGNMAREALSPDWTRSSRLERKRSRDSGKMLTQRPSMSSNGSSTLFEIDMDILEGVNRRDSQPAPKTVPKGLSFFQRSNKNWLNPTFNSRILENVLKAKLHEYVRRRFRATLGILCIFCGIWLAFFSTQSEVPSNTRDSSEYSVTYHWWYIIGGGLLLVTIVIYIAVSFVVYKASSWLFFSFLLFLAIFSYLLSLTMEFDHDSPIFGSVSFVVQFSISSMLLIFIHVLSLQSWTVNCVLSVLYILILEILHGFFGRGKNGDQFSSRTVIISRVTHTILLICVNLIAANAGYFLTVRHHDTFWKITQCLFYREGHSLERVLKEKTIHSLIPNHIANSLMTEEVQQSLMEETMSALQFPLYQLDNVSILFADIVGFTSLSATMPAAKMVAILNDIFSKFDHLARVHNCEKISTLGDCYFCVSGCPQADPNHASNIVDMGLGIVSELQRYKRERGYDIDMRVGIHTGTVLSGVIGTKRFKYDVWSEDVSLAGQVERCGVPGQVMITEATYRHISSAYTCENVCLPNFPHAIATYWVRERRHHSTGTPTRTWKYRIRNIDLAMPVASDRDNDSISSRSATSSSTGPLTRALCRLPCLSRRGEEGECEMERSVSTDSIIEIMNRRSELDKCRSIADHSNEKDVDQRIVEMIEKNNVELETFFETHLQLIWLTYGNPEMEKEYRSYGKTLRKSGPKDAEVNFCVSRLSFFVDVFISFLLFTFCCVSVFLAAGSTSRERLSLIVVTVAGIIIELPILVLSFVIFKPRFFPKWFVKRAQFILNWNIKTGIALICIFGPMSVNCLNLAVCHSDGFVSEESIVNTRVSFYILIVVLTSTINFMEVSYLAKLFGGIVSVSVVLSIAYVKQFTSCSSKSDDMHINTNITSKDIEKYFERHVLPETIILLILLLFLLIQVNRMSETTVRRQFNGLMEAWRGKRNVRLLTDQANRLLSNIIPKHVNKELRKTGKFSKDHDCVGVIFASIENLHSFVTQDDVTSLNEEESVCKIRLLSEIVSHFDNLLSRKDFGGIEKIKTIGSTYMAASGLLEIDERRPSVAHLVNLVNFALQLTELMNWMNIELKRKFSSVEELQIRIGFNFGPVTSGVVGTSKLLYDIWGDTVNVASRMQSTGVTGKIQLPSTCTRLLDRYFEFERHGTILVKGKGDMETVFITGRRRVFIQFEPIPEQCDIPEDCEILDESQV; encoded by the exons ATGTACGGCAATATGGCCCGCGAAGCGTTATCTCCCGATTGGACCAGAAG TAGTCGATTGGAGCGAAAGAGGAGCCGAGACAGTGGGAAAATGCTGACACAGCGGCCCAGCATGTCAAGTAACGGGTCATCAACGTTATTTGAGATCGATATGGACATTCTGGAAGGAGTTAATAGAAGAGACTCACAGCCAGCACCCAAGACTGTACCTAAAGGTCTATCATTCTTCCAGCGAAGCAATAAAAACTGGTTAAATCCTACATTCAATTCAAGAATATTGGAGAACGTACTGAAAGCCAAGTTACATGAATATGTACGCCGAAGATTTAGAGCTACTTTGGGAATACTGTGTATATTTTGTGGTATTTGGTTGGCGTTTTTCTCGACGCAAAGCGAAGTTCCCAGTAACACAAGAGATAGCTCGGAATATTCAGTTACGTATCATTGGTGGTACATTATTGGTGGTGGCCTTCTACTAGTCACTATAGTAATATACATTGCTGTATCATTTGTGGTTTATAAAGCCTCTTCATGGCTGTTCTTTTCATTTCTACTTTTCCTTGCAATATTCTCATATTTACTTTCCCTCACAATGGAATTTGATCACGACTCACCGATATTCGGATCTGTATCATTTGTAGTACAATTCAGTATTTCATCAATGTTGTTGATCTTCATTCACGTCCTATCACTGCAGTCATGGACTGTCAATTGTGTTTTGAGCGTTTTGTACATACTTATTTTGGAGATTCTACATGGATTTTTTGGACGTGGTAAGAATGGTGATCAGTTTTCATCTCGGACTGTTATTATTTCCAGGGTAACTCACACCATTTTACTGATTTGTGTAAATCTTATCGCTGCCAATGCTGGTTATTTTCTAACTGTTCGACACCATGACACTTTTTGGAAAATAACTCAGTGTCTTTTCTATAGAGAAGGACACTCTTTAGAGAGAGTTTTGAAAGAGAAGACGATTCATTCTTTAATCCCCAATCACATTGCTAATTCGCTAATGACTGAAGAGGTGCAACAGTCCCTAATGGAAGAAACAATGTCTGCCCTTCAGTTTCCATTATACCAGCTTGATAATGTGAgcattttgtttgctgatatTGTTGGGTTTACATCACTCTCAGCAACAATGCCAGCTGCAAAGATGGTTGCCATCCTCAATGACATTTTTTCAAAGTTTGATCATCTAGCTAGAGTACACAACTGTGAGAAAATCAGTACATTAGGCGATTGTTATTTCTGTGTGTCCGGGTGTCCTCAGGCTGACCCCAATCATGCCAGCAACATAGTTGATATGGGGCTTGGTATTGTCTCAGAGTTACAACGCTACAAAAGAGAGAGAGGTTACGACATAGATATGAGAGTGGGGATTCACACTGGCACAGTCCTATCTGGTGTAATTGGAACTAAACGATTCAAATATGATGTGTGGTCTGAAGATGTGTCTCTGGCTGGCCAAGTAGAGCGCTGTGGTGTACCAGGACAAGTTATGATAACTGAAGCAACCTACAGGCACATCTCCAGTGCATATACATGTGAGAATGTGTGCTTGCCAAATTTCCCACATGCTATTGCAACTTACTGGGTCAGAGAAAGAAGACACCACAGTACAGGCACTCCAACAAGAACATGGAAATATCGAATCAGAAACATTGACCTTGCTATGCCTGTGGCATCAGACAGAGACAATGACAGTATTAGTTCACGGAGTGCTACAAGCAGTAGCACTGGTCCTTTAACAAGAGCTTTGTGCCGCCTTCCTTGTTTATCAAGACGTGGAGAAGAAGGTGAATGTGAAATGGAGCGCAGTGTATCAACAGACTCCATTATTGAAATCATGAACAGGCGTTCAGAGTTAGACAAGTGCCGCTCAATTGCCGACCACTCAAACGAGAAAGATGTTGATCAGAGAATTGTTGAAATGATTGAGAAGAACAATGTAGAACTTGAAACATTCTTTGAGACACATTTACAGCTTATTTGGCTAACCTATGGGAACCCAGAAATGGAAAAGGAGTACAGAAGTTATGGCAAAACTTTACGAAAGTCTGGTCCTAAAGATGCCGAAGTTAACTTTTGTGTCTCAAGATTAAGTTTCTTCGTGGATGTATTTATATCCTTCTTGTTATTCACTTTTTGCTGTGTGTCGGTTTTTCTTGCTGCTGGTAGTACATCAAGAGAGAGATTGTCTCTCATTGTGGTTACAGTTGCTGGGATAATCATCGAACTACCTATTCTTGTTTTGTCATTTGTTATTTTCAAACCCCGTTTTTTCCCTAAATGGTTTGTCAAACGTGCACAGTTTATTCTAAACTGGAACATAAAAACTGGAATAGCTCTTATCTGTATTTTCGGCCCAATGTCAGTCAACTGCTTGAATTTAGCAGTGTGCCACTCGGATGGTTTTGTCAGTGAAGAGAGTATAGTGAATACTAGAGTATCCTTTTACATTTTAATTGTCGTATTAACTTCAACTATTAACTTTATGGAAGTGAGTTACTTGGCCAAACTGTTTGGAGGTATTGTGTCAGTATCAGTAGTACTATCGATTGCCTATGTTAAACAATTCACGTCGTGTTCCTCCAAGTCTGATGATATGCATATTAATACCAACATTACTTCAAAAGACATTGAGAAATACTTTGAAAGGCATGTCTTACCAGAAACTATCATTCTACTAATACTTTTGTTGTTTCTATTAATCCAAGTTAATCGCATGTCTGAAACAACTGTTAGACGTCAGTTTAATGGATTGATGGAGGCATGGCGTGGCAAGCGTAATGTGAGGCTTCTCACAGACCAGGCAAACCGATTGTTGAGCAACATAATCCCGAAACATGTGAATAAGGAACTTAGAAAAACAGGCAAATTTTCTAAAGACCATGACTGTGTTGGGGTGATATTTGCCTCCATTGAAAACCTCCATTCGTTTGTTACCCAAGATGATGTTACAAGTTTAAATGAAGAAGAATCTGTATGCAAAATCAGACTGCTGAGTGAAATTGTCAGCCATTTTGATAACTTGCTCAGCCGCAAAGACTTTGGTGGCATTGAAAAAATAAAGACAATTGGAAgcacgtacatggctgcatcaGGTCTTTTAGAAATAGATGAACGTCGTCCCTCAGTTGCTCACCTTGTAAACCTTGTTAACTTTGCTTTACAACTAACTGAGCTAATGAATTGGATGAATATTGAACTCAAAAggaaatttagctcagtggaagAACTACAGATTAGAATTGGCTTCAACTTTGGTCCCGTCACTTCAGGAGTGGTTGGCACCAGTAAATTACTTTATGATATCTGGGGTGACACTGTCAATGTAGCCAGCAGAATGCAGAGTACAGGTGTGACAGGTAAAATTCAACTACCCTCCACCTGTACTAGATTATTGGACAGATATTTTGAATTTGAACGTCATGGGACAATCCTCGTCAAAGGCAAAGGTGACATGGAGACTGTATTTATTACTGGCCGAAGAAGAGTATTCATTCAGTTTGAACCTATTCCTGAACAGTGTGATATACCCGAGGACTGTGAAATCCTTGATGAGTCGCAAGTATGA